ACCCGGCATCCGGCACATCCTGTGCTATAGCGACCCGGACCTGGTGGTGCAACAGTGTTCCGGCGAGTGGGACTCCCGAGACGCCAACATGGCCAGCTACCATGTCCTCGTCCAGTAGCTCTCCGGCTTCTTCGATGGCTGCGAGTTCCTTGACGTCCTGCATGAAGAAAATGAAGCCTCCGACACGCTAGCCAAGATTGGCTCATCCCGATAGGCCATACCGTCCGGCGTCTGCCTCGAGCATTTGCACAAGCCGTCTCCGGACTCCGAGTTCATCTTCATCCCGGACGACCCTGTAGTGACCCTCCCCAACCCGGACCCGGGGGCTGCGGCACCTAGCCCGGGGACTGCTGATCCCGGCCCAGGGGCTGCCACGTTCGACCCGACCGCTGCCATCTCCAACCCGGCCCCGGGGGCTACAGAACCCGACCCGGTGACAGCTGAACCCGGCCCAGCGGCTGCCATGCTCAACCTGGCCGCCATCATCTCCAACCCGGGGGCTGCCGCCTCCGGCTCGGGGGCTGCCGCCCTAGAACCCGTCATGGTGGCCGTCTTCACCGTGGTGAGGGCTCCATCATGGGCCCGGCCAATCTCAGAGTTCCTGGAAAACGGAGTCCTCCCCATGGACGAGCCCGAGGCCCAACAAATACAGCGCCAGGCGTCTGcctacagcatcatcaacaaTGAGCTCGTCAAACGCAGCGCGACGGGCATTTTCCAACGCTGCGTCGAGCAGGACAAGGGCGTAGAGATCCTCCTCGACGTACACGAGGGTGAGTGCGGGCACcacgccgcctccagctccttggTGGCCAAGgatttccgccacggtttctactggcccacagccctccaagacgccaagtcgcttgtcctcaagtgtGAGGGATGCCAGTGCTTTAGCAAGCGCAGCCACCAGCCGGCTTCAGCACTGTGGACCACCCCGATCacctggcccttcgcggtctggggactggacatggtaggACCTTTCAAGACCGCTCGAGGCAGCATGACGCATTtgctggtggcagtggacaagTTCCCCAAGTGGACCGACGCGCGACCGATCAAGAAGCTGGACGGGCTAATAGCCATCCGGTTCATCAAGGACATCACGGTGCGCTACGgcgttccgcacagcatcatcgcGGACAACGACACCAACTTCGCTAAGGGCGCGCTTGCGCAGTACTGCTCCGTctccggcatccgcctcgacctGGCTTGCGTGGCCTATCCCTAGTCCAACGGCCAGGTCGAGTGGGCCAACGGCCTTATCCTGCCCGGAATCAAGCCGCGGCTCATCGAGCCCCTCGTCCGTTCACACGGCAGCTGGCTTGACGAGCTACCGGCCGTTCTCTCGAGTCTCTGCACAAGGCCAAACcggtcgaccgggttcaccccattcttcctcgtctacggagcagaagccgtcatcccaaccgacatcgagttcgagtCGCCGTGAGTTGTGATGTACACCAAAGCCGAAGCAAAGGAAGCCCGTGAAGACGGCGTCGACTTGCTAGAAGAAGCATGCCTTTTGGCGCTCAGCTGATCCGCCATCTATCAGCAAGGTCGAAGGCACTACCACAGCAAGAATATCAAGCCCCTCACGTTCCGTGGGAGACCTCGTCCTCCGGCTTGTCTAGCAGCAAGCCGGCTAGCACAAGTTGGCCTCCccatgggagggccccttcatcgTTAGCAAAGCCCTGTGTGACCGCAACGCCTACAACCTCATCGATGCCCGCAAGGTGAACAACGGCAAGAGAGACACCTCCAGCGAAGATACATGCCGACCATGGAATGCAGAAATCCTCCGCCCATTTTACAGTTAGCTGTATGCACGTATGTGTCACTGCCTTTTGTAATCGTATGAAAAACTATGGGATCCCCGAGCGACGCTCGGGGGCTGCCTTTTCCTGCCAACTTATTGTGTTCCACACATCCTTGCAAATTTTCTTAGAAACCTCCACCGCCGGGTTGACCCACTCAACCCGGGGGCTCGCCGGCTTGACCACCACCTGCCGTCCTCCTTAGCACATCCTGGCGTGCTCAAGTTGCCGCGGCCCTCCACTTTGCCCTGCGCCACAGTACCGGCTTTGGCTATTGGCCGGCAAGAACTATGGGCCAGAGCATCAACACGCTGCGAAACACTAAGTTAGGTCCGCCGGATTGGCCAACCGGGCCTCGCCACGCTAAGTTGCCGCACAACCGGCTCCTCGATAGCCGGCTTCGCCGGCTGCCGCCAGCcagcccagtgggtgtttcgctcgcgctcaacgTTTGAAGGGCCTAAGTACCGCGCGCGCCTTCCAAGGGCCGAACTCCTTGTCATAGATCGGAAACCGGCTATTCGAAtcatgagggggggggggaggcccaaggaggAGGCAATTGAGAAAACGACTCAGATGACAAAGAGCAAAAGCGCAAGCATTCACGAAAATATTTAAATTGCGATAAAAGATGGGCCCAAGGCCGAGGTTCATTACATTCaccaaaacacccagtgggtgggtgGAACTGCTACTTAACAAAAAATGCCGGAAAGATAAAACAGGGCGGCTTCAGCTTCAG
The Aegilops tauschii subsp. strangulata cultivar AL8/78 chromosome 3, Aet v6.0, whole genome shotgun sequence genome window above contains:
- the LOC109735615 gene encoding uncharacterized protein translates to MHFDGSKMRSGLGAGIVLSSPKGDQLRYALQIHFAASNNAAEYEALVHGLPLAKEPGIRHILCYSDPDLVVQQCSGEWDSRDANMASYHAIPSGVCLEHLHKPSPDSEFIFIPDDPVVTLPNPDPGAAAPSPGTADPGPGAATFDPTAAISNPAPGATEPDPVTAEPGPAAAMLNLAAIISNPGAAASGSGAAALEPVMVAVFTVVRAPSWARPISEFLENGVLPMDEPEAQQIQRQASAYSIINNELVKRSATGIFQRCVEQDKGVEILLDVHEGECGHHAASSSLVAKDFRHALWTTPITWPFAVWGLDMVGPFKTARGSMTHLLVAVDKFPKWTDARPIKKLDGLIAIRFIKDITVRYGVPHSIIADNDTNFAKGALAQYCSVSGIRLDLACVAYP